Proteins from a single region of Nomascus leucogenys isolate Asia chromosome 2, Asia_NLE_v1, whole genome shotgun sequence:
- the DBNDD1 gene encoding dysbindin domain-containing protein 1 isoform X1: protein MEPPEGAGTGEIIKEAEVPQAALGVPAQGTGDNGHTPVEEEVGSIPVPAPGLLQVTERRQPLSSVSSLEVHFDLLDLTELTDMSDQELAEVFADSDDENLNTESPAGLHPLPRAGCLRSPSWTRTRAEQKREKQPLGDPERQATVLDTFLTVERPQED, encoded by the exons AGATcattaaggaggctgaggtgccgCAGGCTGCGCTGGGCGTCCCAGCCCAGGGGACAGGGGACAATGGCCACACGcctgtggaggaggaggtggggagcatCCCAGTACCAGCACCGGGGCTCCTGCAGGTCACAGAGAGGAGGC AGCCTCTGAGCAGTGTCTCCTCTCTGGAGGTCCACTTCGACCTCCTGGACCTCACTGAGCTGACCGACATGTCCGACCAGGAGCTGGCCGAGGTCTTTGCTGACTCGGACGACGAGAACCTCAACACCGAGTCCCCAGCAG GTCTGCACCCACTGCCCCGGGCCGGCTGCCTGCGCTCCCCTTCCTGGACGAGGACAAGGGCTGAGCAGAAGCGCGAGAAGCAGCCCCTAGGCGACCCCGAGCGGCAGGCCACAGTCCTGGACACGTTTCTCACTGTGGAGAGGCCCCAAGAGGACTAG
- the DBNDD1 gene encoding dysbindin domain-containing protein 1 isoform X2 encodes MGETWKNICATVRCGWWLRDHRMAGLPIPPEIIKEAEVPQAALGVPAQGTGDNGHTPVEEEVGSIPVPAPGLLQVTERRQPLSSVSSLEVHFDLLDLTELTDMSDQELAEVFADSDDENLNTESPAGLHPLPRAGCLRSPSWTRTRAEQKREKQPLGDPERQATVLDTFLTVERPQED; translated from the exons atgggaGAAACCTGGAAGAATATTTGCGCAACTGTGAGGTGTGGTTGGTGGCTAAGGGATCACAGAATGGCAGGCCTGCCTATTCCTCCTG AGATcattaaggaggctgaggtgccgCAGGCTGCGCTGGGCGTCCCAGCCCAGGGGACAGGGGACAATGGCCACACGcctgtggaggaggaggtggggagcatCCCAGTACCAGCACCGGGGCTCCTGCAGGTCACAGAGAGGAGGC AGCCTCTGAGCAGTGTCTCCTCTCTGGAGGTCCACTTCGACCTCCTGGACCTCACTGAGCTGACCGACATGTCCGACCAGGAGCTGGCCGAGGTCTTTGCTGACTCGGACGACGAGAACCTCAACACCGAGTCCCCAGCAG GTCTGCACCCACTGCCCCGGGCCGGCTGCCTGCGCTCCCCTTCCTGGACGAGGACAAGGGCTGAGCAGAAGCGCGAGAAGCAGCCCCTAGGCGACCCCGAGCGGCAGGCCACAGTCCTGGACACGTTTCTCACTGTGGAGAGGCCCCAAGAGGACTAG